The [Eubacterium] siraeum genome contains a region encoding:
- a CDS encoding YigZ family protein, with product MSYKTIRNRTEASFTEKKSEFIGYISPAGTEEEAIGFINEIRAMHRKATHNCYAYILRNNNTGRHSDDGEPGGTAGMPIYDVLSKNGITDVVCVVTRYFGGILLGAGGLVHAYSKGASMALANAEIVNMEVADSLKISCDYTMYGIVNSVLPEFESIIRDTEFTDSVCIYADVKTELTESLTAKLIDRCNGKVKIEKLKSGYVEF from the coding sequence TTGAGCTACAAAACGATAAGAAACCGCACTGAAGCGTCTTTTACCGAAAAAAAATCAGAATTTATCGGATACATTTCGCCTGCCGGAACAGAGGAAGAAGCGATAGGCTTCATAAACGAAATAAGAGCGATGCACAGAAAAGCCACCCACAACTGCTATGCCTACATTCTTCGCAACAACAATACAGGCAGACACAGCGATGACGGCGAGCCGGGCGGTACTGCGGGTATGCCCATTTATGACGTTCTTTCCAAAAACGGCATAACAGATGTCGTATGCGTTGTGACCCGTTATTTCGGAGGGATTCTGCTCGGTGCGGGAGGGCTGGTCCACGCTTACTCAAAAGGTGCATCGATGGCCCTTGCAAATGCCGAAATTGTAAATATGGAGGTAGCGGACAGCCTTAAAATAAGCTGCGACTATACTATGTACGGTATAGTCAATTCTGTGTTGCCTGAATTTGAGTCGATTATCCGTGACACAGAATTTACAGACAGCGTATGTATCTATGCCGACGTAAAAACCGAGCTTACAGAAAGTCTTACGGCAAAGCTTATCGACAGGTGCAACGGCAAGGTCAAAATTGAGAAGCTGAAAAGCGGATATGTCGAATTTTAA
- a CDS encoding deoxyguanosinetriphosphate triphosphohydrolase, with protein sequence MDSNNGKSPRTVTEEIENLTLSPYACKSTATKGRKVYEPPCDIRTEFQRDRDRIIHCNSFRRLKHKTQVFLIPKSDHYRTRLTHTLEVSQIARTIARALRLNEDLTEAIALGHDLGHTPFGHDGERTLDQLVPDHFRHYEQSKRVVEVIEKNGQGLNLTSEVIDGILCHTNATAKTLEGQVVKFSDKIAYINHDIEDAIRGGVLRQEDLPKGPIEVLGKSKSERITTLIKSIIANSTNLIQYDEVTRQAHDELRKFMFDKVYFAPSTNAEKGKACHIVEYLYKYFIGSPEKMPELYVGFAKEYGLERAVCDFISGMTDDFAVDYFKELCIPKSWSY encoded by the coding sequence TTGGACTCAAATAACGGTAAATCACCACGCACGGTAACCGAAGAAATTGAAAATCTGACGCTTTCGCCCTACGCCTGCAAAAGCACAGCTACGAAGGGCAGAAAGGTATATGAGCCTCCGTGTGATATACGCACGGAATTTCAAAGGGATCGTGACAGAATAATCCACTGCAATTCTTTCAGACGGCTCAAGCACAAGACGCAGGTTTTTCTGATACCGAAATCAGACCACTACCGAACACGTCTTACGCATACCCTTGAGGTATCGCAGATTGCCAGAACAATAGCAAGAGCGTTAAGGCTCAACGAGGATCTTACGGAAGCTATAGCGCTTGGTCACGATCTTGGGCATACTCCCTTCGGGCATGACGGAGAGAGAACGCTGGATCAGCTTGTTCCCGACCATTTCAGGCATTACGAGCAGAGCAAGCGAGTGGTCGAGGTGATTGAAAAGAACGGTCAGGGACTTAATCTTACAAGCGAAGTTATTGACGGCATTCTGTGCCACACCAACGCTACCGCTAAAACGCTTGAAGGTCAGGTCGTAAAATTCAGCGACAAGATAGCGTACATAAATCACGACATTGAGGATGCAATAAGAGGCGGCGTTCTAAGACAGGAGGATTTGCCGAAAGGACCTATAGAGGTGCTTGGCAAAAGCAAAAGTGAGAGAATAACCACTCTGATAAAATCAATAATCGCAAACAGCACAAATCTTATACAATACGATGAAGTTACAAGACAGGCGCATGACGAGCTGCGGAAATTCATGTTTGACAAGGTTTATTTTGCACCGAGTACGAACGCCGAAAAAGGCAAGGCCTGCCACATAGTTGAATATTTGTATAAGTATTTCATCGGTTCCCCCGAAAAAATGCCGGAGCTTTATGTCGGCTTCGCAAAAGAATACGGGCTTGAACGTGCGGTATGCGACTTTATAAGCGGAATGACGGACGACTTTGCAGTTGACTACTTCAAGGAACTTTGCATTCCGAAAAGCTGGTCTTATTAA
- the dnaG gene encoding DNA primase has product MRLSEDFLLNIKESNDIYDVISSYVPLKKSGTDYVCNCPFHSEKTPSCHIYMATQSFYCFGCGAAGDVINFIRLYEHLDYMESVKFLAQRAGIAMPDEEGDNGIKRRTRAYEMNREAGRFFHKYLYSPAGKEGLDYLYGRGLTDHTIRTYGLGYAPDTWDSLKKHMNSLGYSDSEMEEASLLSKSSKSGNYFDFFKYRVMFPFIDVRGNIVGFSGRVIGGDDNRKYLNTKATAVYNKSTFLYSLNHAKNAGKSVLIMCEGNLDVISMYQAGFKNAVATCGTAITDSHARNIANLGFKKVILAYDSDAAGQKATARAMNILDKVGISANVLTMQGAKDPDEYIKKFGKEAFQLLIDGSQSGMDYELKKIRSETDLSAPGGKSEYLKKAVGFIANINSPIDRAVYISTIAQECDVNRANVDIAVNQIIAKRNKTREKDNRRAILNGSVNRDKINPEASRYPAETQAERGIIAYLFHSPDALKKITDKISSDDFVTEFNKRLFIDLTAMISCGLSNDVSMLADRYSAEEVASIYKLIHENNNLPFSVERLNDYLNVLIKYRDKKQSKSVADMSEDELRQFADKIKNNKS; this is encoded by the coding sequence ATGCGTTTATCGGAAGACTTTCTTTTAAATATCAAAGAAAGCAACGATATATATGATGTGATTTCATCGTATGTACCACTGAAAAAGTCAGGTACGGATTATGTCTGCAACTGCCCCTTCCACTCGGAAAAAACACCGTCCTGTCATATATATATGGCCACGCAGAGTTTTTACTGCTTCGGCTGCGGAGCGGCAGGCGATGTTATAAATTTCATACGGCTCTATGAGCATCTCGACTATATGGAGAGTGTGAAATTTTTAGCTCAGCGTGCAGGTATAGCTATGCCTGACGAGGAAGGCGATAACGGCATAAAAAGGCGTACAAGGGCTTATGAAATGAACCGTGAGGCAGGTAGGTTCTTTCATAAATATCTGTACTCCCCTGCCGGCAAGGAAGGCCTTGATTACTTATACGGCAGAGGTCTAACAGACCACACGATAAGAACATACGGTCTTGGCTATGCTCCAGATACATGGGATTCGCTGAAAAAACATATGAATTCGCTCGGATACAGCGATTCCGAGATGGAAGAAGCGTCACTGCTTTCAAAATCATCAAAAAGCGGTAATTACTTTGACTTTTTCAAGTACAGGGTAATGTTTCCGTTTATTGATGTCAGAGGCAATATCGTCGGTTTTTCCGGCCGTGTCATCGGTGGCGACGATAACAGAAAGTACCTTAATACAAAGGCGACTGCGGTATATAATAAAAGTACATTCCTGTACAGCCTTAACCACGCAAAAAATGCGGGCAAGAGCGTTCTGATAATGTGCGAGGGAAACCTTGACGTCATTTCAATGTATCAGGCGGGCTTTAAAAACGCCGTAGCGACCTGCGGTACAGCCATAACGGATTCTCACGCAAGGAACATTGCGAATCTCGGCTTCAAAAAGGTCATTCTTGCGTATGACAGCGATGCCGCAGGACAGAAGGCTACCGCAAGAGCGATGAATATTCTTGACAAGGTAGGAATTTCCGCAAACGTGCTGACTATGCAGGGTGCAAAAGACCCCGATGAATATATCAAAAAGTTCGGCAAAGAGGCGTTCCAGCTTCTGATTGACGGCAGTCAATCGGGAATGGATTACGAACTTAAAAAAATACGCTCAGAAACAGACCTCTCCGCACCCGGCGGAAAATCGGAATATCTAAAAAAAGCGGTAGGCTTTATAGCAAATATAAACAGCCCCATCGACCGTGCCGTGTACATTTCGACTATAGCACAGGAATGCGATGTAAACCGTGCAAATGTAGACATAGCCGTAAATCAGATTATCGCAAAGAGAAACAAGACACGGGAAAAGGATAATCGCCGTGCGATACTTAACGGCTCGGTAAACAGAGATAAGATTAATCCGGAAGCGTCACGCTATCCTGCTGAAACACAGGCAGAACGGGGTATCATAGCATATCTGTTCCACTCGCCCGACGCTCTGAAAAAAATAACCGATAAAATAAGCTCCGATGATTTTGTTACGGAGTTCAACAAACGGCTGTTTATCGATCTCACGGCAATGATTTCCTGCGGACTTTCAAATGACGTTTCAATGCTTGCCGATAGATATTCTGCGGAGGAAGTTGCGTCAATATACAAGCTGATACACGAAAACAATAATTTGCCATTCAGCGTTGAACGGCTGAACGATTATCTGAATGTGCTGATAAAATACAGAGATAAGAAGCAATCAAAAAGTGTTGCGGATATGTCGGAGGATGAACTAAGGCAATTCGCTGACAAAATAAAAAACAATAAATCATGA
- the uvrC gene encoding excinuclease ABC subunit UvrC, translating into MNDRLGFLRDKSNKLSLSPGVYLMKDKTGRIIYVGKAKALKNRVTTYFHALESHNAKTRKLVENIYDFDFIVTPSELDALVLECSLIKQYNPKYNILLKDDKGYNYIKITKEPYPRISYALNCNDKNAEYLGPFTSGFTAKQAVDEVNRIFMFPSCHKVFPRDFRKERPCLNYHIKRCMGVCTGKIKQDEYNSLIHSAIEYMQNGSKASVERLTEQMYEASENLEFEKAAKLRDRINAIEKMKDGQDIFSDKTYDFDVVALAQNVELASIAVMCYRGGRITDKMNFFIGDEYDPGQMRSDFLVEYYSARTDAIPKQIYIDKEMEDSAILEEYFSALCGHKVTVTVAQRGEGLSRVLLAKQNASEYLSMKVGRTVKEINALEDLAKLLGLPKIPTVIESYDISNLGEDSRVGGMIVYRNGRPYKAGYRKFTIKNVIGQNDYACMQEVLQRRIQRYLDGDESFAPLPDLILLDGGKGHVHAVQQVLDSMNVSIPLYGLVKDDKHRTRAIAAQGEEIQINANRKLFSLMTNIQDEVHRFSLSFQQQTHKKKTYELELTKIKGIGEAKALALIKHFKTKQALKDASPDEIASVAKVKEEKAKEIYDFIKENF; encoded by the coding sequence TTGAACGATAGACTTGGCTTTTTAAGAGATAAATCGAATAAGCTGTCGCTGTCCCCCGGTGTCTATCTGATGAAAGACAAGACGGGCAGGATAATCTACGTCGGTAAGGCAAAAGCCCTGAAGAACCGTGTAACAACGTATTTTCATGCGCTTGAGAGCCATAACGCAAAGACAAGGAAGCTGGTCGAAAATATCTATGATTTTGACTTCATTGTCACACCGAGCGAACTTGACGCACTTGTTCTTGAATGCAGTCTGATAAAGCAGTACAATCCCAAATATAATATACTGCTAAAGGACGATAAGGGCTATAATTATATAAAAATCACAAAAGAGCCATATCCGAGAATTTCTTATGCGCTTAACTGCAACGATAAGAATGCGGAGTATCTCGGCCCGTTCACGAGCGGATTTACCGCAAAGCAGGCGGTCGATGAGGTCAACAGAATCTTTATGTTCCCGTCCTGTCACAAGGTCTTTCCGAGAGATTTCAGAAAAGAGCGTCCGTGCCTTAATTATCATATAAAAAGATGTATGGGCGTTTGTACCGGCAAGATAAAGCAGGACGAATACAACAGCCTTATACACTCTGCAATAGAGTATATGCAAAACGGCAGTAAGGCGAGCGTAGAACGTCTTACCGAGCAGATGTACGAAGCATCGGAGAATCTTGAGTTTGAAAAAGCCGCAAAGCTCCGTGACCGTATAAACGCAATTGAGAAAATGAAGGACGGTCAGGATATATTCTCCGACAAGACATACGATTTTGACGTTGTAGCACTGGCTCAGAACGTTGAGCTTGCAAGTATTGCTGTTATGTGCTACCGTGGCGGAAGAATAACCGACAAGATGAATTTTTTCATCGGTGACGAATATGACCCCGGTCAGATGCGGTCAGATTTTCTGGTCGAATACTACAGCGCAAGGACAGATGCGATTCCGAAACAGATTTATATAGACAAGGAAATGGAGGACAGTGCAATCCTCGAAGAATACTTCTCCGCTCTTTGCGGACATAAGGTTACTGTCACGGTGGCTCAGCGGGGCGAAGGATTGTCAAGGGTGCTTTTAGCTAAGCAGAACGCCTCTGAGTACCTTTCGATGAAGGTCGGCAGGACGGTTAAGGAAATAAACGCACTGGAGGATCTTGCAAAGCTGCTGGGTCTTCCTAAGATACCGACAGTTATTGAAAGCTATGATATATCAAATCTCGGAGAGGACAGCAGGGTCGGCGGTATGATAGTGTACCGCAACGGCAGACCGTATAAGGCAGGCTACAGGAAATTTACAATAAAGAACGTTATCGGTCAGAACGACTATGCGTGTATGCAGGAGGTATTGCAAAGACGCATACAGCGTTATCTTGACGGTGACGAGAGTTTTGCGCCGCTGCCCGACCTCATTCTTCTCGACGGCGGAAAGGGTCATGTACACGCTGTACAGCAGGTGCTTGACAGTATGAATGTTTCAATACCGCTATACGGACTTGTAAAGGACGATAAGCACCGTACAAGAGCGATTGCGGCGCAGGGGGAAGAAATACAGATAAACGCCAACAGGAAGCTGTTTTCGCTGATGACAAACATTCAGGACGAGGTTCACCGCTTCTCGCTTTCATTCCAGCAGCAGACGCATAAGAAAAAGACTTATGAACTTGAACTGACAAAAATCAAAGGCATAGGAGAAGCAAAGGCGCTCGCTCTGATAAAGCATTTCAAGACAAAGCAGGCACTCAAGGACGCATCTCCAGATGAGATTGCATCCGTAGCTAAAGTTAAAGAAGAAAAAGCAAAAGAAATATACGATTTTATTAAAGAGAATTTTTGA
- the coaD gene encoding pantetheine-phosphate adenylyltransferase: protein MKTAIYPGSFDPVTYGHLEIISRASKLFDKVIVLVSVNPLKPCSFTIDERKQFLRESVVAEGIGNVEVDSNEGLLIDYFNEHNADVIVKGLRAISDFEYEFQMAQANRKLCYKAETIFLTSKSEYTYLSSSMVKQIAMFGGDISDFVPECILDRINERLKRY from the coding sequence ATGAAAACAGCTATATATCCCGGTAGCTTTGACCCTGTAACATACGGTCATCTTGAGATTATTTCAAGAGCGTCAAAGCTGTTTGATAAAGTAATCGTGCTTGTATCGGTAAATCCGCTCAAGCCGTGCAGTTTTACAATAGATGAAAGAAAACAGTTCCTGCGTGAAAGCGTTGTGGCGGAAGGCATAGGAAATGTCGAAGTTGACAGCAACGAAGGACTTCTCATAGACTATTTCAACGAGCATAACGCAGATGTTATCGTAAAGGGTCTTCGTGCTATTTCTGACTTCGAATATGAATTCCAGATGGCACAGGCCAACAGAAAGCTGTGCTACAAAGCCGAAACGATATTCCTGACTTCAAAAAGCGAATATACCTATCTGTCATCCAGTATGGTAAAGCAGATAGCGATGTTCGGCGGAGATATAAGCGATTTCGTTCCGGAGTGCATACTTGACAGAATAAACGAAAGGCTGAAAAGATACTGA
- the rpoD gene encoding RNA polymerase sigma factor RpoD: protein MADSKINELINHGKQNGKLTTKEITDVLEELDFDADEINKLYDDFESSNIEIVDDFSADEDLDSALDFTDSDDFESSLSSEGIAIDDPVKIYLKEIGRVPLLTAEEEIELATRMAQGDKYARKRLSEANLRLVVSIAKRYVGRGMQFLDLIQEGNLGLIKAVEKFDYTKGYKFSTYATWWIRQAITRSIADQARTIRIPVHMVETITKVKKVSSQLLHENGHEPTPQEIADRLGITVDRVREILRISQDPVSLETPIGEEEDSHLGDFIPDEDAPAPAEAASRTLLKEQLSEILGTLTPREEKVLRLRFGLEDGRPRTLEEVGKEFDVTRERIRQIEAKALRKLRHPSRSKKLKDFLD, encoded by the coding sequence ATGGCAGACAGCAAAATAAACGAACTCATTAATCACGGTAAGCAGAACGGTAAGCTCACAACAAAGGAGATAACCGATGTGCTTGAGGAGCTTGACTTTGATGCCGATGAAATCAACAAGCTCTATGACGATTTTGAAAGCAGCAATATCGAAATCGTCGATGACTTCTCTGCGGATGAAGACCTTGACAGTGCGCTTGACTTTACCGACAGCGACGATTTCGAGTCTTCTCTTTCATCTGAAGGCATCGCTATAGACGACCCTGTTAAAATCTATCTCAAGGAGATAGGCAGAGTGCCTCTGCTGACAGCGGAAGAAGAAATTGAGCTTGCTACCCGTATGGCACAGGGCGACAAGTATGCAAGAAAGCGTCTGAGCGAAGCAAACCTGCGACTTGTTGTAAGCATCGCAAAGAGATATGTCGGCAGAGGTATGCAGTTCCTCGATCTTATCCAGGAGGGTAATCTCGGACTTATCAAGGCGGTTGAAAAGTTTGATTATACAAAGGGATACAAGTTCTCGACCTACGCTACATGGTGGATAAGACAGGCAATCACCCGTTCTATTGCAGACCAGGCAAGAACTATCAGAATCCCCGTTCATATGGTTGAAACCATAACAAAGGTAAAGAAGGTTTCAAGCCAGCTCCTGCACGAAAACGGTCACGAGCCTACACCTCAGGAAATTGCGGACAGACTCGGAATCACGGTTGACAGAGTAAGAGAAATACTCAGAATATCTCAGGACCCCGTTTCGCTTGAAACCCCTATCGGTGAAGAAGAAGACAGCCACTTAGGCGACTTCATTCCCGATGAGGATGCACCCGCACCTGCAGAAGCGGCATCAAGAACGCTTCTCAAGGAACAGCTGAGCGAAATTCTCGGTACGCTTACTCCCCGTGAAGAAAAGGTTCTTCGTCTGAGATTCGGTCTTGAAGACGGCAGACCGAGAACTCTTGAAGAAGTAGGTAAAGAATTTGACGTTACAAGAGAACGTATCAGACAGATAGAAGCAAAGGCTTTAAGAAAGCTGAGACACCCTTCGAGAAGCAAGAAGCTGAAGGATTTTCTGGACTGA
- the rsmD gene encoding 16S rRNA (guanine(966)-N(2))-methyltransferase RsmD — protein MRVITGTARGRKLIAPEGLDVRPTKDSVKEAIFSAIQFETEGSVVLDLFSGSGQLGIEAVSRGAKKAYLVDSSQNSIKFIKQNVAHVGFESQCEIINMPNSAFLRTTGEKFDIALLDPPYEKSLIQRSLPALTEKMKDTGVIICEHEPGCRLPEEINGFVITKSKKYGKTALTFYRKPQTEDEE, from the coding sequence ATGAGAGTAATCACAGGAACGGCAAGAGGCAGAAAGCTGATTGCGCCCGAAGGACTTGATGTGCGTCCCACAAAGGACAGCGTAAAAGAGGCAATATTCAGCGCTATACAGTTTGAAACAGAAGGAAGCGTTGTGCTTGATTTATTTTCAGGCTCCGGTCAGCTTGGAATAGAGGCTGTAAGCAGGGGCGCTAAAAAAGCGTATCTTGTGGACAGCAGTCAGAATTCGATAAAATTCATAAAGCAGAATGTAGCCCACGTCGGCTTTGAAAGTCAGTGCGAGATTATCAATATGCCGAACTCCGCATTCTTAAGAACCACAGGAGAGAAATTCGACATTGCCCTGCTCGACCCGCCGTATGAGAAAAGCCTTATACAGCGTTCTCTGCCGGCTCTTACCGAAAAAATGAAGGATACAGGCGTAATAATATGCGAGCATGAACCGGGCTGCAGATTGCCCGAAGAAATAAACGGATTTGTCATTACAAAATCAAAAAAATACGGCAAAACCGCACTTACATTCTACAGAAAACCACAGACGGAAGACGAGGAATAA
- a CDS encoding PFL family protein codes for MFNSKDILETIKMIQEENLDIRTITMGISLLDCIDSDIDKSCEKVYEKMMRVAEHHVETGEIIEKRYGIPIINKRLSVTPISMLAAAAKGSPVKFAKTLQRVAEGTGVNYIGGYSALVQKGFAAGDLELINSIPEALAETSNVCSSVNVGSTRAGINMDAVALMGKIIKQASEATKDNHCFGAAKIVVFCNAVEDNPFMAGAFHGVGEADCVLNVGVSGPGVVRSALSKMPDASISEVAEQIKKTAFKITRMGQLVGAEASKMLGVPFGIVDLSLAPTPAVGDSVAHILEEIGLESCGAHGTTAALAMLNDAVKKGGVMASSSVGGLSGAFIPVSEDAGMIDAVNRGALSIEKLEAMTAVCSVGLDMIAVPGDTSADTISAIIADEAAIGMVNSKTTAVRVIPAIGMKEGDTLEFGGLFGSGPVMKLSKFSSSKFISRGGRIPAPLQSLKN; via the coding sequence ATGTTCAATTCAAAAGATATTCTTGAAACCATCAAGATGATACAGGAAGAAAATCTTGACATCCGTACTATCACAATGGGTATCTCGCTTCTTGACTGTATCGACAGCGATATAGACAAATCCTGCGAAAAGGTATACGAGAAGATGATGCGTGTTGCTGAGCATCACGTTGAAACAGGTGAGATAATAGAAAAGCGCTACGGTATTCCGATAATCAACAAGCGTCTTTCGGTAACACCCATCTCGATGCTTGCGGCAGCCGCAAAGGGAAGCCCCGTAAAGTTTGCAAAAACTCTTCAGAGAGTAGCAGAGGGTACGGGTGTAAACTACATCGGCGGTTATTCCGCACTTGTTCAGAAGGGTTTTGCGGCAGGCGACCTTGAGCTTATAAACTCTATACCCGAAGCGCTTGCAGAAACATCAAACGTATGTTCTTCGGTCAATGTCGGCTCTACAAGAGCGGGTATCAATATGGATGCTGTTGCTCTTATGGGTAAGATTATAAAGCAGGCTTCTGAAGCAACTAAGGATAACCATTGTTTCGGTGCCGCAAAGATAGTGGTTTTCTGTAATGCCGTTGAGGATAATCCTTTTATGGCAGGTGCCTTCCACGGTGTCGGCGAGGCGGATTGCGTTCTTAATGTCGGCGTAAGCGGACCGGGTGTTGTTCGTTCTGCACTTTCCAAGATGCCTGACGCAAGCATAAGCGAAGTCGCAGAGCAGATAAAGAAAACCGCATTCAAGATTACCCGTATGGGTCAGCTTGTAGGCGCTGAGGCAAGCAAGATGCTCGGTGTACCCTTCGGTATCGTTGACCTTTCACTTGCTCCTACTCCCGCAGTAGGCGACAGTGTTGCACATATCCTTGAGGAAATCGGTCTTGAGAGCTGCGGTGCACACGGTACAACAGCCGCACTTGCGATGCTGAACGATGCGGTAAAGAAGGGCGGCGTAATGGCGTCCTCAAGCGTAGGCGGTCTTTCAGGCGCATTTATCCCCGTATCAGAGGATGCAGGTATGATAGACGCTGTAAACCGTGGCGCATTATCAATAGAAAAACTCGAAGCCATGACAGCCGTTTGCTCTGTCGGTCTTGATATGATAGCCGTTCCCGGCGATACATCCGCCGATACGATCTCGGCAATCATCGCAGACGAAGCCGCTATAGGTATGGTAAACTCAAAGACAACGGCAGTCCGTGTAATTCCCGCAATAGGAATGAAGGAAGGTGACACGCTTGAGTTCGGCGGTCTGTTCGGAAGCGGTCCGGTAATGAAGCTCAGCAAGTTCTCCTCGTCAAAATTCATTTCAAGAGGCGGACGTATTCCCGCACCCTTACAGAGCCTTAAAAACTAA
- a CDS encoding ATPase: MSIEEILEAMDIELDKSKSVPLTRGKSLIDVEQFRDLIGQVRLNLPGEIKQAQALVNDRRVIINDAKAEAESIIRKAEEKAKAMVSEEVITKQAQNRAHEILTSAQTKSKEIKSATNKYVESMLSRVDELLTSNLTDVRKTRASLKDSKN, encoded by the coding sequence ATGAGCATTGAAGAAATTCTTGAGGCAATGGACATTGAGCTTGACAAATCAAAGAGCGTTCCCCTGACAAGAGGTAAATCCCTTATTGACGTTGAACAGTTCAGAGATCTTATCGGACAGGTAAGGCTGAACCTCCCCGGCGAAATAAAACAGGCACAGGCACTTGTAAACGACCGCAGAGTGATTATTAACGATGCTAAGGCAGAAGCCGAAAGCATAATCAGAAAAGCCGAAGAAAAAGCAAAAGCTATGGTATCCGAGGAAGTTATCACAAAGCAGGCGCAGAACAGGGCTCACGAGATACTCACCTCGGCGCAGACAAAGTCCAAAGAGATCAAAAGTGCGACCAACAAATATGTTGAAAGTATGCTCAGCAGAGTTGACGAGCTTCTCACCTCGAACCTTACCGATGTAAGAAAGACAAGAGCGTCGCTTAAAGACAGCAAAAACTGA
- a CDS encoding ACT domain-containing protein — translation MRAVVAVIGKDTVGILAKVSNICAECNANVMDVTQTIMQDLFAMTMLIDITKCSVDYNVLADKLKEAGNDMGLQIHVMHEDIFNSMHNI, via the coding sequence ATGAGAGCAGTAGTTGCGGTTATTGGTAAAGATACAGTAGGTATTCTCGCTAAGGTAAGTAATATCTGTGCGGAGTGCAATGCAAACGTTATGGACGTTACACAGACGATAATGCAGGATCTTTTTGCTATGACAATGCTTATTGACATAACAAAGTGTTCCGTTGATTACAACGTACTTGCAGACAAGCTGAAAGAAGCCGGAAACGATATGGGTCTTCAGATACACGTTATGCATGAAGATATTTTCAATTCGATGCACAATATATAA
- a CDS encoding DivIVA domain-containing protein has protein sequence MDVISEIIAYEKHAEEIVAQANKKAEAILSDAAALREKERIVCEEERSDKINSYHDELKKSGEEHCSATAAECNAVIKRLDDEFSKNRDKWTDEIYKNIISVE, from the coding sequence ATGGATGTAATCAGCGAGATTATCGCTTATGAGAAGCACGCCGAAGAAATAGTTGCACAGGCAAACAAAAAAGCCGAAGCCATTCTTTCCGATGCGGCGGCTCTCCGTGAAAAAGAACGTATCGTCTGCGAAGAAGAACGCAGTGACAAGATAAACAGCTATCACGATGAGCTTAAAAAGAGCGGAGAAGAGCATTGCTCTGCGACTGCAGCCGAGTGCAACGCTGTCATTAAGCGTCTTGACGATGAATTCTCGAAGAACAGGGATAAATGGACAGACGAGATATATAAAAATATCATTTCGGTTGAATGA